One window of the Leishmania mexicana MHOM/GT/2001/U1103 complete genome, chromosome 11 genome contains the following:
- a CDS encoding putative ATPase, with product MVLTRSQAKRGRSSDAGDDGDSSVVGSISSDADTSDSDDAHRESTVKSRSSFAETTPIRNGSLASGQRGASLLASPQGEQLGRGCRVSHATVSLDEQYLAASLRRSKPLQRSPGHRGNDGVGVARTRGSDEEDDGLAIHSRYPQREAARKAVETLRSMIAHSNGAARRGGSGAADDEDSDSNSMGAFNFRHHPELEEEIKKSREMHRRRCHNRNSDSDDDEEESTASSSSEELADENAPARRATRGRPRLSTDWRGSAAAQSSNSPAGATTRRARAADADAVSIDSSISDASMREESVERMAQQDQRAGPSSPSSESGEGSLTGDFMTEAQRRHAVRQARESVTENININHYMADAVGVKDSRKVRRRQLDRRYRWLMHQEEDARMRGDGYGGGAGAADGGSGGATTTANGALGDISPLQIDDGITFDSVGGLPEHIVTLREMVLLPLLYPDLFERLDLKAPRGVLFVGPPGTGKTLMARALANEGSGFARGSNTGEATPSQQQQRITFFVRKGADLLSKWVGESERQLKLLFEEAKRLQPSIIFFDEVDGLAPARHAKAEQTQAALVSTLLALLDGLEDRGQVVVIGATNRPDTLDPALRRPGRFDRELVFPLPDAAARRHILTIQLAKKAMPGNAAQRAALLKDLVEMTEGYTGADLAALCTEASLHRLRSALPQLYLSSQRLLVPRDVEKTQLHVRTEDFYAAAQLMQPSLRRPRNRGASGVADSFLDPYIEVLLRGTRDATLAALAPSWSLVDKALRAGSRDCQDMATALRSLCTVPIPQPPRPCLLVLREASDDWSSSWCAPAAAPVDRSGEQHQQQRALRLHHLAISLLKGLPRLPQLTVHLPQLCWDDSESRGTWRASTSVADDCLGGGSGSGFAGISFTHMSHVVDSVRQCSPCVVYLSGVEEWLRGTSAEQETTAIDLSSDDEGVVHIGSEAASHTDLSRPDAFTTSADATVVIDPAERPPPVHHQQLSRRRQHLLEMLRYYLNTMADTDVIFVLPCATAATCELLIGPESPAPATSKPRTAATALSPQQLDSLSPSSPTLQADPPSAVQLRRFSARQQLLHPQFSLVVAAVSAAPLPNDLRHFVEYVYRIVAMTLQLHHRTAVGNATGDPQKLHGGTRAAAAAVGPCGALVVDEAPPSSPLSAANLRARRRADRAQRSELWRKVEYRRLQLRHVLMKWMSQYINSGKFKLLASADLDFAADNPQLKSWQQHTRHHRIGLQDILEKIEDEAYVCLSQYHDDIDQLVRNVRSFFRTRAAQDQRYRLKALDLKETCLLNMYRLNRAVIRFCEETRDVHEPSSDEDAADMGEEQRVGTEGPGRDPTALVSKDADPALIAERSRRAMSFTQRPSASVRRKPRRYYGERSRRRKPRNDSKAEARKTADEVVLPSDGGGDDDSGHGDEEDEQVSNEGSASEKKAAAAAVEEEDSTVNGSHTSASGVAKGGGSVLITASSVQDWACGLLASLSYTRLSQVFKSMMRGLEMEVRSVECQVASTVLPGEAGKPNDAAGIPLIVAGDSEGAPDAYAATVFRQLLLAAVGE from the coding sequence ATGGTGCTCACACGATCGCAGGCCAAGCGcggtcgcagcagcgacgctggGGATGACGGCGACAGCAGTGTAGTTGGCTCGATCTCTTCGGACGCTGACACCTCAGACAGCGACGATGCCCATCGCGAATCAACAGTGAAGTCGAGGTCGTCTTTTGCTGAGACAACACCCATAAGGAACGGCAGCTTGGCGAGTGGGCAGCGTGGCGCATCGCTGCTTGCGTCGCCGCAGGGAGAGCAACTTGGCCGCGGATGTCGAGTGTCACATGCCACCGTCTCCCTCGACGAGCAGTATCTCGCGGCCTCGTTGCGTCGCTCGAAACCTCTGCAACGCAGCCCGGGACACCGTGGCAACGACGGGGTCGGCGTCGCAAGGACGAGAGGCAGCGACGAAGAAGACGATGGCCTCGCCATCCACTCCCGATACCCGCAACGGGAGGCAGCGAGGAAGGCGGTGGAAACTCTTCGCAGCATGATCGCTCACTCCAACGGGGCTGCCAGACGTGGCGGTAGTGGCGCGGCTGACGATGAGGACAGCGACAGCAACAGCATGGGGGCTTTCAACTTCCGCCATCACCCGGaactggaggaggagataaAGAAGAGTCGCGAGATgcatcggcggcgatgcCACAACAGGAACAGTGAtagcgacgatgacgaggaggagtccaccgcctcttcttcctccgaGGAATTGGCCGATGAGAATGCCCCTGCCAGGCGAGCCACGCGCGGGCGGCCTCGCCTCTCGACGGACTGGcgtggcagcgcggcggcacagTCGTCAAACTCCCCAGCAGGGGCGACGACACGTCGCGcccgcgctgccgacgctgaTGCCGTGTCGATCGACTCGTCCATCAGCGACGCCTCCATGCGGGAAGAAAGTGTCGAGCggatggcgcagcaggaCCAGCGCGCCGGCCCTTCCTCACCCTCCAGCGAAAGCGGTGAAGGCAGTCTCACTGGCGACTTCatgacggaggcgcagcggcgccacgccgtccgccaAGCCCGCGAAAGCGTCACCGAGAACATCAACATCAACCACTACATGGCGGACGCCGTCGGCGTGAAGGACTCGAGGAAagtccgccgccgccaactgGACCGGCGCTACCGCTGGCTGATGCACCAGGAAGAGGATGCGCGGATGCGGGGCGACGGctatggcggcggcgcaggcgcagcggacgGCGGGAGTGGCGGCGCGACGACAACGGCGAACGGGGCGCTGGGGGACATCTCCCCCTTGCAGATCGATGATGGCATCACCTTCGACAGCGTTGGCGGTCTGCCTGAGCACATAGTGACGCTGCGAGAGATGGTGTTGCTCCCGCTGCTCTACCCGGATCTGTTCGAGCGCCTTGACCTCAAGGCACCGCGCGGTGTGCTCTTCGTCGGCCCGCCTGGCACGGGGAAGACACTGATGGCTCGCGCGCTCGCCAACGAGGGGTCGGGGTTTgcgcgcggcagcaacacAGGCGAGGCGacaccgtcgcagcagcagcagcgcatcacgTTCTTTGTTCGAAAAGGTGCGGATTTACTCTCGAAGTGGGTAGGCGAAAGTGAGCGCCAGCTGAAACTTCTCTtcgaggaggcgaagcggctgcagccgAGCATCATCTTCTTCGACGAGGTGGACGGCCTCGCACCAGCGCGGCACGCCAAGGCGGAGCAGACGCAGGCCGCCCTCGTCTCGACGTTGCTGGCGCTCCTGGACGGTCTGGAGGACCGCGGACAGGTGGTCGTGATTGGGGCGACGAACCGGCCAGACACACTGGACCCCGCCCTGCGCCGCCCCGGTAGGTTTGATCGGGAGCTTGTGTTTCCGCTCCCagatgcggcggcgcggcgacacATCTTGACCATTCAActggcgaagaaggcgatgCCTGGTAATGCGGCACAGCGCGCAGCCCTCTTGAAGGACTTGGTCGAGATGACTGAGGGCTACACTGGCGCCGACCTGGCTGCGCTGTGCACCGAAGCTAGtcttcaccgcctccgctcGGCACTTCCGCAGCTCTACCTCAGCAGCCAGCGCTTGTTAGTGCCACGCGACGTGGAGAAGACACagctgcacgtgcgcaccgAGGACTTCTACGCCGCAGCTCAACTGATGCAGCCatcgctgcgccgccctcgcaACCGCGGTGCCAGCGGAGTGGCGGATTCCTTTCTGGACCCGTACATCgaagtgctgctgcgcggcacgcGCGACGCGACGCTCGCGGCAttggcgccgtcgtggtCTCTGGTCGACAAGGCGTTGCGGGCCGGCTCACGCGACTGTCAAGATATGGCTACGGCGCTCCGCTCACTCTGCACGGTTCCGATCCCGCAGCCACCGCGACCATGCTTGCTTGTGCTCCGTGAGGCATCGGACGATTGGTCATCATCTTGGTgcgcccccgctgccgcgcctgtCGATCGGTCAGgagagcagcatcagcagcagcgcgcactACGGCTGCATCACCTGGCGATTAGTCTGCTCAAGGGACTACCacgcctgccgcagctcacGGTTCACCTGCCCCAGCTTTGCTGGGATGACAGTGAGTCGAGAGGAACCTGGCGCGCCTCGACCTCAGTCGCGGACGACTGCCTGGGCGGCGGATCGGGCAGTGGCTTTGCGGGCATCAGCTTCACGCACATGAGCCACGTGGTGGACTCGGTGCGCCAGTGCAGCCCGTGCGTCGTGTACTTGAGCGGTGTGGAAGAGTGGCTGAGGGGAACTAGCGCAGAGCAAGAGACGACAGCCATTGACTTGTCTTCAGACGACGAAGGGGTAGTCCACATCGGCTCCGAGGCGGCATCGCATACGGACCTCTCACGGCCCGACGCCTTCACCACTTCCGCAGATGCCACGGTGGTTATCGATCCTGCAGAGCGCCCGCCACCCgtgcaccaccagcagctcTCTCGCAGGCGGCAGCATCTATTAGAGATGCTCCGCTACTACCTGAACACAATGGCTGACACGGACGTCATCTTCGTGCTTCCCTGCGCGACGGCTGCGACGTGCGAGCTGCTCATCGGACCTGAGAGCCCTGCCCCCGCCACTTCCAAACCGCGgactgcggcgacggcattATCCCCACAACAGCTGGACTCCCTGTCGCCATCTTCACCGACTCTCCAAGCAGACCCACCGAGCGCGGTGCAGCTCAGGCGCTTctcggcgcggcagcagcttctgcaCCCGCAGTTCTCGTTGGTGGTCGCAGCCGTATCCGCCGCACCACTGCCGAATGACCTGCGCCACTTCGTGGAGTACGTCTACCGCATCGTTGCCATGACGCttcagctgcaccaccgcaccgctGTGGGCAATGCAACGGGCGACCCTCAAAAGCTGCACGGGgggacgagggcggcggcggcggctgtcggGCCTTGCGGTGCACTCGTGGTAGAcgaagcgccgccgtcgtcaccgCTCTCCGCCGCTAATCTGCgtgctcgccggcgcgccgACCGTGCCCAACGGTCCGAGCTCTGGCGCAAGGTCGAgtaccgccgcctgcagctgcgccacgtaCTGATGAAGTGGATGAGTCAGTATATCAACTCGGGCAAGTTCAAACTGTTGGCCAGCGCCGACCTCGACTTCGCTGCTGATAACCCGCAGCTCAAgtcgtggcagcagcacacgcgtcACCATCGCATTGGTCTGCAGGACATCCTCGAGAAGATCGAGGACGAGGCGTACGTGTGTCTCTCACAGTACCACGACGATATTGACCAGCTCGTGCGCAACGTGCGCTCTTTTTTCCGCAcgcgggcggcgcaggaTCAGCGCTACCGCCTCAAGGCGCTGGACCTGAAGGAGACCTGCCTGCTGAATATGTACAGGCTGAACCGCGCCGTCATCCGCTTCTGCGAGGAGACGCGCGACGTTCACGAGCCCTCGTCGGATGAGGATGCAGCGGACATgggagaggagcagcgcgtTGGGACCGAGGGGCCAGGGCGAGATCCCACCGCGCTTGTCTCCAAGGACGCGGACCCGGCCCTCATCGCAGAGCGGTCTCGCCGGGCCATGAGCTTCACTCAGCGTCCCTCGGCCTCGGTGCGGCGGAAGCCGCGGCGGTACTACGGAGAACGGAGTCGTCGCCGAAAGCCCAGGAACGACTCGAAGGCAGAAGCGAGGAAGACGGCAGACGAAGTGGTGCTGccgagcgacggcggtggcgacgacgataGCGGTCACGGTGATGAGGAGGATGAGCAAGTTTCGAACGAAGGCTCAGCCAGTGAGAAgaaagcggcagcagcagcagtagaggaggaggacagcaCAGTGAACGGTAGCCACACGTCTGCTTCTGGTGTGGCCAAGGGCGGAGGATCTGTCTTGATCACTGCCTCATCGGTCCAGGACTGGGCATGCGGCCTTCTTGCTTCCCTGTCCTACACACGCCTCTCCCAAGTCTTCAAGTCGATGATGCGTGGACTAGAGATGGAGGTGCGCAGTGTAGAGTGTCAGGTGGCGTCGACCGTGCTGCCTGGTGAGGCTGGAAAGCCGAATGACGCTGCAGGCATTCCACTAATAGTGGCGGGGGATAGTGAGGGAGCACCAGATGCGTACGCCGCGACGGTGTTCAGGCAGCTTCTACTCGCAGCAGTCGGTGAGTGA
- a CDS encoding 40S ribosomal protein S5 — MSTKTPKLFNKWSFEGLETSELALRDHISTTAAYVPHTSGRWQKRRFRKARIPIVERLANGLMFKGRGNGRKLQAARLLKHTLEIIHLLTDENPLQVVVDAVSKGAPREDSTRVGSGGVVRRQAVDVSPMRRVNEAIYQMCKGAREAAFRNLKSMPECLADEIVNASKGSSNSYAIKKKDEVERVAKANR, encoded by the coding sequence ATGAGCACCAAGACGCCCAAGCTCTTCAACAAGTGGTCCTTCGAGGGCCTCGAGACGTCGGAGCTGGCCCTCCGCGACCACATCTCGACGACGGCCGCGTACGTGCCGCACACGTCCGGTCGCTGGCAGAAGCGCCGCTTCCGCAAGGCCCGCATACCGATTGTTGAGCGCCTGGCCAACGGCCTGATGTTCAAGGGCCGCGGCAACGGTCGAAAGCTGCAGGCTGCGCGTCTGCTGAAGCACACACTGGAAATCATCCACCTGCTGACGGACGAGAACCCCCTGCAGGTTGTTGTGGACGCCGTGTCGAAGGGCGCGCCGCGTGAGGACTCGACCCGCGTCGGCTCCGGTGGTGTTGTGCGCCGCCAGGCCGTGGATGTGTCACCGATGCGCCGTGTGAACGAGGCGATCTACCAGATGTGCAAGGGCGCGCGCGAGGCTGCCTTCCGCAACCTGAAGTCGATGCCGGAGTGCCTCGCGGACGAGATCGTGAACGCGTCCAAGGGTAGCTCGAACTCGTACGCCATCAAGAAGAAGGATGAGGTGGAGCGCGTGGCCAAGGCTAACCGGTAA
- a CDS encoding adaptin-related protein-like protein, with protein MPTVFVTGAAYFSRGFDAAMVKEDLASQNEPRQLSALYQVVAYMAMGKDMSSLFNEVSALTSSTNSTMKRLAYLYLMENSRVQPERTVLQAGTFVKDTLHDSPLVRGAGLRTMTSIQLSVMADFDTAPLSRCLEDSSAYVRRIAAMGVLKQYAKAPNVSSASDLLDKLKGLLKDTNAAVAGSAVRAMLELQYRNAPVSYIYALLEARPHLIEMLMHGNEWTTVYLLEGLAIAMMWECHEAVGRERHRCRGLQPSVASSTGVHSTAELTSTALWRSSDPAAHGEDGDELDALRRQYIAEGEETLEAVLPLMQYASPIIVLSAIRVVGLFLHSVTSSRLCVPEAEQSRLLQRYTTSLVQPLVELLEAPRFEMQYVVLRNIAQFLTPVFTPYLTAHLSKFLVKFEDPIYVKMEKLNLLVRFANRENGVRVLDELMVYTREADVALVRTAINAIGVLATMLPELSEECVRQLGQLIATRVPHLVEDTAVVVQMVLRCYPGKFTDIIPPLCASLTILGATEAKAAVAWVLGEYPDSVSESVIEYVSVLVNQFMEQPRLVQCATMTALAKLYLLSARNAQGKDSSSAIKNGAQAMLEKALSECTDSLYPDLRDRAFFYWRLMTLDPDVARRMLTTTEAVKLGINSWDELRHHSSQQPGTGSGLQELGTLASVVSKPLRLLIGDNVIGSSNRCLVGVNDDEDANSGGEGDNDEANGYTGGSSNGSAAAKVPLATAANTSLTAHGSAATVLPSSETTTSFSTVLTPAQGNGVQVEMMWSQLGSKLVLCSRLRLVAGEDYMHHTRVLTMQINWNMFGLGVAQVFPTTSLECDDKPVEVSVLVSCNNKKSPTAELQVAIELECIGVRYVLAPPIPTAYLLLPATGCEPHFFAEQWRALGHSVWNMPPQLQELKSDLTRLTTNLLRVHCLNLVHRRELPERGLLVLLLYCETIGHERLLAQATLSVKGSALVALSVRSADTPAAAYVGEFIMRALCPLSTD; from the coding sequence ATGCCGACCGTGTTCGTCACTGGCGCGGCTTACTTCAGCCGCGGGTTCGATGCTGCCATGGTGAAGGAGGACTTGGCGAGCCAGAACGAACCACGCCAGCTCTCCGCCCTCTACCAGGTTGTGGCGTACATGGCGATGGGCAAGGACATGTCGAGCCTCTTTAATGAAGTCTCCGCGCTCACCTCCAGCACAAACAGCACCATGAAGCGGCTGGCGTACTTGTACCTGATGGAGAACAGCCGTGTGCAGCCGGAGCGTACGGTGCTGCAGGCTGGCACGTTCGTGAAGGACACCCTGCACGACTCACCGctcgtccgcggcgccggcctGCGTACCATGACGAGTATTCAACTGTCCGTCATGGCCGACTTCGACACAGCCCCGCTCAGCCGCTGTCTGGAGGACAGCTCCGCGTACGTGCGACGCATCGCCGCGATGGGCGTGTTGAAGCAGTACGCCAAGGCACCGAACGTGTCGTCTGCGTCGGACCTGCTCGACAAGCTGAAGGGGCTGCTTAAGGACACGAACGCCGCAGTCGCCGGGTCCGCGGTGCGGGCAATGCTGGAGCTGCAGTACCGCAACGCGCCTGTCTCGTACATCtacgcgctgctggaggctCGCCCGCACCTGATCGAGATGCTGATGCATGGCAACGAGTGGACGACGGTGTACCTGCTTGAGGGTCTCGCCATTGCGATGATGTGGGAGTGCCACGAGGCGGTGGGCCGCGagcgtcaccgctgccgcgggcTTCAGCCTTCCGTAGCCTCGAGCACTGGCGTCCACAGCACCGCGGAGCTGACCTCGACCGCGCTGTGGCGTAGCAGTGACCCTGCCGCGCACGGCGAAGACGGCGATGAGCTTGACGCGCTTCGCCGACAGTACATCGCCGAGGGCGAGGAGAcactggaggcggtgctgccactGATGCAGTACGCAAGCCCCATAATTGTGCTCAGCGCTATCCGAGTTGTCGGGCTTTTTTTGCATTCGGTCACCTCATCCCGTCTGTGCGTtccggaggcggagcagtCGAGGCTTTTGCAGCGCTACACTACCTCTCTCGTTCAGCCGCTGGTAGAGCTGCTCGAGGCGCCGCGGTTTGAGATGCAGTATGTCGTTCTGCGCAACATCGCACAGTTCCTGACGCCTGTGTTCACACCGTACCTGACTGCACATCTCAGCAAGTTCCTCGTCAAGTTCGAGGATCCCATCTATGTGAAGATGGAGAAGCTGAACCTCCTGGTGCGCTTCGCCAACCGCGAGaacggtgtgcgcgtgttaGATGAGCTCATGGTGTACACCCGCGAGGCCGACGTcgcgctggtgcgcacgGCCATCAACGCCATTGGCGTGCTGGCTACAATGCTTCCGGAGCTGTCGGAGGAGTGCGTGCGCCAATTGGGGCAGCTCATTGCCACGCGTGTGCCGCACTTGGTGGAGGACACGGCTGTCGTGGTGCAGatggtgctgcgctgctacCCGGGTAAGTTCACCGACATCATACCACCCTTGTGCGCCTCACTGACGATTCTGGgggcgacggaggcgaaggcggcggtggcatggGTGCTCGGCGAGTACCCCGACAGCGTCTCCGAGTCTGTCATCGAGTATGTTTCGGTGCTGGTGAACCAGTTCATGGAGCAGCCGCGCCTAGTCCAGTGCGCCACCATGACGGCACTGGCGAAACTGTACCTGCTCAGCGCTCGCAATGCGCAGGGcaaggacagcagcagcgccatcaagAACGGGGCGCAGGCCATGCTAGAGAAGGCTTTGAGCGAGTGCACGGACTCGCTGTACCCCGACCTGCGTGATCGTGCCTTCTTCTACTGGCGCCTCATGACCCTCGACCCGGATGTGGCTAGGCGTATGCTCACGACtacggaggcggtgaagctCGGCATCAACTCCTGGGACGAGCTTCGCCACCACTCCTCCCAGCAGCcgggcaccggcagcggcctGCAGGAGCTCGGTACGCTCGCCTCTGTTGTGTCCaagccgctccgcctgctcaTCGGAGATAACGTGATTGGCAGCTCAAACAGGTGCTTGGTTGGCGTCAACGACGATGAGGACGCCAATagcggtggggagggtgaCAACGATGAAGCCAACGGGTACACCGGGGGCAGTAGCAACGGGTCTGCTGCGGCAAAGGTGCCGTTGGCCACGGCTGCCAACACTTCCTTGACCGCTCACGGCTCCGCGGCCACCGTGCTGCCCTCGAGCGAGACCACCACGAGCTTCTCGACGGTGCTGACTCCCGCGCAAGGTAACGGTGTGCAGGTGGAGATGATGTGGTCGCAGTTGGGTTCGAAGCTGGTGTTGTGCTCTCGTCTGCGCCTCGTGGCTGGCGAGGACTACATGCACCACACCCGCGTGCTCACGATGCAGATCAACTGGAACATGTTCGGCCTTGGTGTGGCGCAGGTGTTCCCCACGACGTCGCTTGAGTGCGATGACAAGCCGGTAGAGGTGAGCGTGCTGGTCTCGTGCAACAACAAGAAGTCGCCGACGGCGGAGCTTCAGGTGGCCATTGAGCTAGAGTGCATCGGAGTACGCTACGTGCTGGCACCGCCGATCCCGACGGCCTACCTTCTGCTCCCTGCGACCGGGTGCGAGCCGCATTTCTTTGCCGAGCAATGGCGTGCGCTCGGTCACTCCGTGTGGAAcatgccgccgcagctgcaggagctcaAGTCCGACCTGACGCGGTTGACGACGAACTtgctgcgcgtgcactgCTTGAATCTGGTCCACCGACGCGAGCTGCCGGAGAGGGGGCTTTTGGTACTTCTCCTCTACTGTGAAACGATCGGCCATGAGCGTCTGCTGGCTCAGGCGACGCTCAGCGTGAAGGGAAGCGCACTTGTAGCGCTCAGCGTGCGTTCTGCCGACACTCCGGCTGCCGCCTATGTAGGTGAGTTCATTATGCGCGCCTTGTGTCCGCTATCGACGGATTGA
- a CDS encoding putative pyruvate phosphate dikinase, with protein MNAAKHVYYFGGSKADGNRDMKMLLGGKGANLAEMVNIGIPVPPGFTITTKVCAAYQQSKTIPEDVITQVKENVRKVEKEMNKSFGDINSPLVFSVRSGAAASMPGMMDTVLNLGLNRKTVEAWVKRKPDQSRFVYDSYRRFITMYADIVMQVGREDFEHTLGEMKEKKGTKFDTDLTADDLKDLVDKYLRLFEKKTGTPFPQDPWVQLFAAIRAVFRSWGNPRAEMYRRLNHITGLIGTAVNVQAMVFGNVNDRSATGVAFSRSPATGANYFYGEYLVNAQGEDVVAGIRTPQQIGKELSLKWAKEHNVSEEERRRRYPSMEEFMPENYKLLCSIRARLEDHYRDMQDIEFTVEDGRLWMLQCRNGKRTIQAALKVAIDMHQEGRITKEEAVLRVDPEQVGHLLHPNIEPQVAKTAKPIGKGLAASPGAAVGQVVFDAESAKSWAAQGKKVIMVRLETSPEDLAGMNAAQGILTARGGMTSHAAVVARGMGKCCVSGCGDLVLKGKSFMLNGHKVVEGDVITLDGTRGLIYKDALKLRAASLEGDFKVFVRWCQDVKRLGVRANADTPADAKKAREFGAEGVGLCRTEHMFFESDRIDSIREMILADTKEGREAALKKLLPIQRGDFIGLFRAMPGNPVVIRLLDPPLHEFVPHDESAQQELASKLGVSAEKVRQRVKALHEMNPMLGLRGCRLGITYPEIYNMQVRAIMEAALTVVKEGTDVQPEIMIPLVGKKEELSFSKKQAVMTAEKVLEDGGARVHYTIGTMIEVPRAALTADQIAEEADFFSFGTNDLTQMGCGFSRDDAGQFLRLYDDLGIYTRDPFQSLDQEGVGLLVSTAVTKGRAVKPTMKMGICGEHGGDPSTIEFCHRVGLNYVSCSPFRVPVAIVAAAHAAVKEKQDYEKRNKALAGSKL; from the coding sequence atGAACGCTGCGAAGCACGTCTACTACTTCGGCGGGTCGAAGGCCGATGGAAACCGCGACATGAAGATGCTCCTCGGTGGCAAGGGCGCGAACCTTGCTGAGATGGTGAACATCGGCATCCCAGTGCCCCCCGGCTTCACTATCACGACAAAGGTATGTGCCGCCTACCAGCAGTCCAAGACCATCCCGGAAGATGTGATCACCCAGGTGAAGGAGAACGTGCGGAAGGTCGAGAAGGAGATGAATAAGTCCTTCGGCGATATCAACTCGCCGCTGGTCTTCTCCGTCCGctctggtgcggcagcgtcgatgcCGGGTATGATGGACACGGTCCTGAACCTTGGCCTCAACCGCAAGACCGTCGAGGCGTGGGTGAAGCGCAAGCCTGATCAGTCCCGCTTCGTGTACGATTCGTACCGCCGCTTCATCACCATGTACGCGGATATCGTCATGCAGGTCGGCCGCGAGGACTTTGAGCACACACTCGGGGAGATgaaggagaagaagggcaCCAAGTTTGACACGGACCTGACGGCTGATGACCTCAAGGATCTTGTAGACAAGTACCTGCGTCTCTTCGAGAAGAAGACTGGAACCCCGTTCCCGCAGGACCCGTGGGTGCAGCTGTTCGCTGCCATCCGTGCCGTCTTCCGCAGTTGGGGCAACCCGCGCGCCGAGATGTACCGCCGCCTGAACCACATCACCGGCCTGATCGGCACGGCTGTGAACGTGCAGGCGATGGTGTTCGGTAACGTGAATGATCGCTCCGCCACTGGCGTCGCCTTCTCTCGCAGCCCGGCCACCGGTGCGAACTACTTCTACGGCGAGTACCTGGTGAACGCCCAGGGCGAGGACGTAGTGGCTGGCATCcgcacgccgcagcagaTCGGCAAGGAGCTGTCTCTCAAGTGGGCCAAGGAGCACAacgtgagcgaggaggagcgcaggCGCCGCTACCCGTCCATGGAGGAGTTCATGCCGGAGAACTACAAGCTGCTGTGCAGCATCCGGGCGCGTCTCGAGGACCACTACCGCGACATGCAGGATATCGAGTTCACCGTGGAAGACGGCCGCCTGTGGATGCTGCAGTGCCGTAACGGCAAGCGCACGATCCAGGCCGCGCTCAAAGTCGCCATCGACATGCACCAGGAGGGCCGCATCACCAAAGAGGAGGCCGTGCTGCGGGTTGACCCCGAGCAGGTGGGCCACCTGCTGCACCCGAATATCGAGCCGCAGGTGGCCAAGACGGCCAAGCCGATCGGCAAGGGTCTCGCGGCGTCTCCGGGCGCTGCGGTCGGCCAGGTCGTCTTCGACGCCGAGTCCGCCAAGTCGTGGGCGGCGCAGGGCAAAAAGGTCATCATGGTGCGCCTCGAGACCTCTCCGGAGGACCTAGCCGGCATGAACGCAGCTCAGGGTATTCTGACCGCTCGCGGTGGCATGACTTCGCACGCGGCTGTGGTGGCTCGTGGTATGGGCAAGTGCTGCGTTTCCGGCTGCGGCGACCTTGTGCTCAAGGGCAAGAGCTTCATGCTGAACGGCCACAAGGTCGTCGAGGGCGACGTCATCACGCTCGATGGTACTCGCGGCCTGATCTACAAGGATGCGCTGAAGCTGCGCGCTGCGTCGCTCGAGGGCGACTTCAAGGTCTTTGTGCGCTGGTGCCAGGACGTGAAGCGTCTTGGCGTGCGCGCCAACGCTGATACGCCGGCGGATGCAAAGAAGGCTCGCGAATTCGGGGCCGAGGGTGTGGGTCTGTGCCGCACGGAGCACATGTTCTTCGAGTCGGACCGCATCGACTCCATCCGTGAGATGATTCTCGCCGATACGAAGGAGGgccgcgaggcggcgctcaAGAAGCTGCTGCCCATCCAGCGCGGCGACTTCATTGGTCTCTTCCGCGCCATGCCTGGCAACCCGGTTGTGATCCGCCTGCTTGACCCTCCGCTGCACGAGTTTGTGCCGCACGACGAGTCTGCCCAGCAGGAGTTGGCCTCCAAGCTTGGCGTCTCGGCGGAgaaggtgcggcagcgcgtcaAGGCTCTGCACGAGATGAACCCCATGCTCGGcctgcgcggctgccgcctcggTATTACCTACCCCGAGATCTACAATATGCAGGTGCGCGCCATCATGGAGGCCGCGCTCACCGTGGTGAAGGAGGGCACCGATGTGCAGCCAGAAATCATGATCCCGCTTGTAGGCAAGAAGGAGGAGCTGTCCTTCTCAAAGAAGCAGGCCGTCATGACGGCCGAGAAGGTGCtcgaggacggcggtgctcgcgTGCACTACACCATCGGTACCATGATCGAGGTGCCGCGCGCGGCGCTCACTGCGGACCAGatcgccgaggaggcggattTCTTCTCCTTCGGCACAAACGACCTGACCCAGATGGGCTGCGGCTTCTCTCGTGATGATGCTGGCCAGTTCCTGCGCCTGTACGACGACCTCGGCATCTACACCCGCGACCCCTTCCAATCTCTCGACCAGGAGGGCGTTGGCTTGCtcgtcagcaccgccgtcaccaaGGGCCGCGCTGTGAAGCCGACGATGAAGATGGGCATCTGCGGCGAGCACGGCGGTGACCCGAGCACCATCGAATTCTGCCACCGCGTGGGCCTGAACTACGTCTCTTGCTCTCCGTTCCGTGTGCCAGTCGCCATcgtggccgccgcccacgccgcTGTAAAGGAAAAGCAGGACTACGAGAAGCGCAACAAGGCTCTGGCTGGCTCAAAGCTGTAA